The DNA segment TGGCAATTGGTTTACAGTAAGTGTAAGTGTTACAATACTATCGCAGCCGCCTGCCGAAACAAGTGTATCCATGTATTGCCCGCCTTGGGTAAGCTGTTGCCCGTTGAAGGTGTAGCTATCTCCGGCACATATTTCCGCGCTCGCGCTTCCTGTTACAAAACTGTTTACCGTTAAGTTCAACGTAACAAAACTATCGCAGCCTAAAACCGTTTGCAGGGTATCGAAATACTGACCTGCTTGTGTGAGTTGCTGACCATTGAAGGTGTAGGATTGTCCGTTACAGATTCCGGCATTCACGGTGGTTTCAATTTTGTTGAGTACGGTAAGGTTCAATGTAACTATTGAATCGCAACCTCCTGCTGTTTGTAACGTATCTTTGTAAGTGCCACTTTGTGTGAGAGTTTGCCCGGCAAAAGTATAGCTGCTGCCATTACATATGGTTTGTGCCATATTGCTTTGCAAAGGTGCACTGATGGCTACACTTACAACAACCGTAGTATCGGCTCCGCAAGTATTAGATACTATACAACGGTAGCTTCCCGAATGAGCAACATTTCCGGCAGCAATGCTATAAGTAGCAGTGTTGGCTCCATTGCCATTGAGGTTTACTCCACCTTTTTGCCACTTGTAAGTAAGGCCATTGCCACTAGCCGCCACCGATAAACTGAATGATTTACCGCTACACTGGTTTACGGCAGAAGGCTGCTGAGTAACATCGGGTTCAATACAAGGCTCAGGCAAAACTATTTTCGCCATAAAAACATCGTACGTATTAGAAGTTGCACTGAGTGTAGTGCCTATACCCGGAAACGACATTGGTGCGCTTTTAAATGAGCCAACCACGTATGTAGAAAAGCCCGATGTGCAAATGCTGTTCACATTATCTACATCGCCCCCTCCTGCTCTTTGAAACATATTCCAAGCACCGGTAGCGGGATTAACACGCCCAACAAAAATATCGTTGCTTCCTGCAGAAGTATAATTAGTTGCGTTAATAGTTGCCGTACCCACCAAGTTGCCGCACAACACTGGGGAGTTATCATTATCTAAAGTTACGTTGCTGTAGTAAACATTCACCGTTGAGGTATTGTAAACTACCGTATCAGCAGTAGGGTTATACTTAACAAACATAGAGCCGTTGGGAAAATTGCCACCCGTTAAACAGGTAACATAAATTTGATTGGTAGATTTATCTACTGCTAAACCGTTTAAAGAAGTGCCCACTGCGTATGTGAATATAGGTGATAAGTCAAATGCATTTCTTGCCCATATCATAGAGCCGTTTGAAGCGGAAATTTTTGCCAAAAAGCACCTTTTACCGCTCTGCGAGTTAGCAGAAATAATAGTGGTTCCCATTGGAGTTACGAAGCTTAAAGGAGCAGAACTACCTATCCATTCTCCTGCTGCTATTAAGTTTCCTTGCCCGTCCAATTCCATTCTATGGCAAGTGGTTTGTCCGGTAACGGTACCGAAGGCATCTAAGTTAATACCCCATTGATATGCTCCAGAGGAACTATATTTTACTATATAACCATCTTGATTAGCAATACTCAATTTAGATGTGGTGCTGTCGCCATTTGTAAGATAAGTTCCGGAACCCTGATGGCTTCTACCACCAATGTAAAAACTGCTTCCATCGGGCGTAACTTTAATAGCATCTGCAGTATTCATAGTAGAAGATGTTGAAGCATGGGAAAGTTTGTATGCCCACTCCCATTGCCAGCTATATTGCCCCACTTTGGCAAGCTTTGCCGCAAACATGACACGCGAGAAAGTGGAGGCATTTATAGTATCATCTCCAAAAACTACAATTCCATTTACATATCCGGTAACGTAAACATTCTGAGAGGTATCTACATCCATGGCAAAAACACCGCATTCGCCATAACCCGTTGGAGAAAATGGGGAATAAAATCCGCCAACGGTATCTTGAATAATAATAAAACCATTGTTTAATCCGCTTGCATTAGGAATGGTATATGGGCTAAAGGCAACCGAAGTAGAAGCAACTGTTGCACACGAAACTATTTTATCGTCCGATAGTTTTTTAATCACATAGCCGTAATCGTTGCTGGCGCCTCCGCCTTTTTTTGCCCAGTTCCAGTTGGTTTGTGCCTGAGCACAAAACATCCATAACAAGATGTTTGTAAGAAGTAATGTCTTTTTCATACGCAATTTAGATTTTGTTTGGTACAAACTTTGCGATGCAACACTCCTAAACAAACATTTCAATTCACGAACCCCCCATTTTGAGTTCATGAATGGCTATTACTTCTTTATTCTTATTTCATTTAGAATCGTTTCAAACTCCTTTTTGCGCTCTTTACTTACAGGCAGCGATATGCCGCTATCCATTTCGATATAACTTTCTAAACGATTGTACTTTGTAATAAAGTTCAAATTAATAAGGTGCGAACGGTGAATGCGGAAAAAGCTCTTGCGCTTATGTAATATATCTTCAAAAAACTTCAACTTTTTGCTTACCAAAAGTTTAGAGCCATCAGAAAGATAAATGTGTGTATATGCGCCTTCTGCTGCTAATTGAGTTATGCTAAATATTTCTAAAAACAAGAGACCATCGCTTACGGGAACTGCAATTTTGCAAAACTCATCGGTTTGGAAATTTTGTTGTAAAATTTCAAGCCGCTGTTTCATATTTTGATTGCTGAGGCGCTCGCTTACTTTCTCTATCGAAGATTTCAGCTTTGCTACTTGTACGGGTTTGAGCAGATAATCTACTGCGGAGTATTCAAATGCCTGTATGGCGTATTCGCTATAAGCCGTAACAAATACAATTTCAAAATTTACAGTATCAAAAAAATTAAGCAACTCAAAGCCGCTAAATTCCGGCATGTCAATATCTAAAAAAACAACATCGGGTTGGTGTTGTTTAATAGCCAAAACTGCCTTAGGCACATTGGCGCATTGCTCTACCACCGTTACTTGCGGGCAATGGGTAGTTAGCAACGTTATTAGCGAGCGTCTTGCCCTATCTTCATCATCTACAATTACTGCCTTCACACCTCTCTTTTTGGTATTTGCAAAACTACTTTTGTTCCTTGTTCCATATCCATTATATCTAATTGTACGCTTACGCCATAGTATTCTTTCAACAAATGCAATCTCTCGTTGGTGGCATTGGTAGCAAAGCTTTTATGTTTCCTGCGCTTTGCATTTATTGTAGCCGATGCCTGCCTGCCGATACCGTTGTCTTGTATGGTACAAACTAATGAATTTTCATTTAATGAAAAAGTTACTTCTAATTTTTTCTCTCCTTGTTTATGCAACAGCCCGTGCTTTAAAGCATTTTCCACAAACGGCTGTATAAGCATACTTGGAATAGAAAGTGTTTCGGGAAGAATATTACTTTCTACCTGTAAGCTATATTGAAGCTCATCGCCAAAACGTAACTTTTCTAAATCAAGATACAGTTGCAACATTTCTATTTCCTCTTCAAGCACAACAAATTCCATACCGGAGGCATCGAGTACTTTACGCGTTAGCTCACTAAACTTTCCAAGATACAACTGCGCTTTTTCGGTATCTTGTTGCAACACCAAATCTTGTATAGAATTAAGCGCATTGAACATAAAGTGCGGATTCATTTGGCTTTTTAGTGTGGTAAGCCGCGAGTTTGCCACTCGCTTTTCTAATGCACTCTGCTTTTGAATATCGCGAATGCGCCATGCAAAAACCGAAGATATAACTGCCGACAATGCTAATGCCAACAACAGATAGAACCACCATGCTTGCCAAAATGGTTTTAGAATTTCTATGCGCAATTGTGCCGGACTTTCACTTGCTATACCATCTTCGTTTACTGCAACAACTTCAAATAAATAATTACCGGCAGGCAATGACGGATAGCGGGCAAAACTACTGCCGGAAGAAGTTTCTATCCAATTTGAATCTAAGCCGAGTAAGCGATAACGATAAGTGAACTCGCCTAAACTGCGCAATGCAATTCCCTTGAACTGGATACTGATATTATTTTTTTTAAACGGTAATGTATATGCATTGCTCAC comes from the Chitinophagales bacterium genome and includes:
- a CDS encoding immunoglobulin domain-containing protein, which codes for MKKTLLLTNILLWMFCAQAQTNWNWAKKGGGASNDYGYVIKKLSDDKIVSCATVASTSVAFSPYTIPNASGLNNGFIIIQDTVGGFYSPFSPTGYGECGVFAMDVDTSQNVYVTGYVNGIVVFGDDTINASTFSRVMFAAKLAKVGQYSWQWEWAYKLSHASTSSTMNTADAIKVTPDGSSFYIGGRSHQGSGTYLTNGDSTTSKLSIANQDGYIVKYSSSGAYQWGINLDAFGTVTGQTTCHRMELDGQGNLIAAGEWIGSSAPLSFVTPMGTTIISANSQSGKRCFLAKISASNGSMIWARNAFDLSPIFTYAVGTSLNGLAVDKSTNQIYVTCLTGGNFPNGSMFVKYNPTADTVVYNTSTVNVYYSNVTLDNDNSPVLCGNLVGTATINATNYTSAGSNDIFVGRVNPATGAWNMFQRAGGGDVDNVNSICTSGFSTYVVGSFKSAPMSFPGIGTTLSATSNTYDVFMAKIVLPEPCIEPDVTQQPSAVNQCSGKSFSLSVAASGNGLTYKWQKGGVNLNGNGANTATYSIAAGNVAHSGSYRCIVSNTCGADTTVVVSVAISAPLQSNMAQTICNGSSYTFAGQTLTQSGTYKDTLQTAGGCDSIVTLNLTVLNKIETTVNAGICNGQSYTFNGQQLTQAGQYFDTLQTVLGCDSFVTLNLTVNSFVTGSASAEICAGDSYTFNGQQLTQGGQYMDTLVSAGGCDSIVTLTLTVNQLP
- a CDS encoding response regulator transcription factor, whose amino-acid sequence is MKAVIVDDEDRARRSLITLLTTHCPQVTVVEQCANVPKAVLAIKQHQPDVVFLDIDMPEFSGFELLNFFDTVNFEIVFVTAYSEYAIQAFEYSAVDYLLKPVQVAKLKSSIEKVSERLSNQNMKQRLEILQQNFQTDEFCKIAVPVSDGLLFLEIFSITQLAAEGAYTHIYLSDGSKLLVSKKLKFFEDILHKRKSFFRIHRSHLINLNFITKYNRLESYIEMDSGISLPVSKERKKEFETILNEIRIKK